One Candidatus Paceibacterota bacterium genomic window carries:
- the purE gene encoding 5-(carboxyamino)imidazole ribonucleotide mutase has translation MSKKPIVGIVMGSDSDLEVMAEAGKILGEFNVPFEMTVASAHRSPDLVHKYTVSAKARGLKIIIAGAGGAAHLAGVIASLTTLPVIGVPIKTKNLYGLDSILSTINMPSGIPVATVGINSAKNAGLLAIAMLAINDKNLEKKLIAYKDKMKIAVKIKGEKLLKVGYKKYLKK, from the coding sequence ATGAGTAAAAAACCTATTGTCGGCATAGTTATGGGTTCGGATTCAGATTTGGAGGTAATGGCAGAAGCAGGGAAAATACTCGGAGAATTTAATGTGCCTTTTGAGATGACAGTGGCTTCTGCGCACCGAAGCCCTGATTTGGTTCATAAATATACAGTGAGCGCAAAAGCTCGCGGATTAAAAATCATCATTGCAGGCGCAGGCGGAGCAGCGCATTTGGCAGGAGTGATCGCCTCTCTCACGACTCTGCCTGTCATCGGCGTGCCTATTAAAACTAAAAATTTATACGGCCTTGATTCAATTCTTTCTACGATAAATATGCCTTCGGGAATACCTGTAGCGACTGTCGGCATTAACTCTGCAAAAAATGCAGGGTTGCTGGCGATTGCCATGCTTGCAATAAATGATAAAAATTTAGAAAAGAAATTGATTGCTTATAAAGATAAAATGAAGATTGCAGTTAAAATAAAAGGTGAGAAACTTTTAAAAGTTGGATATAAAAAATACCTAAAAAAATAA
- the purH gene encoding bifunctional phosphoribosylaminoimidazolecarboxamide formyltransferase/IMP cyclohydrolase, whose protein sequence is MNKKITTALISVFNKDGLEEIVKLLAKHNVKIISTGGTAEFIRKLGVPVTEVEEITNYPALFGGRVKTLQPQIFGGILNRRDNVDDQKEKKEHNIENIDLVIVDLYPFEETLERYENEPSFANASTGEEEIIEKIDIGGISLIRAAAKNFNDVVVIPSKNQYQELAEILKKGTETTLEERKKFAGDAFEVTSAYDNAIRAYFQGKKLRYGENPHQKAEFIGNLEKSFIQLHGKELSYNNLIDTEAAIMAVYDFKDPAFAIVKHMNTCGLAVREEGHLFEAYQAAYNADPLSAFGGILASNRTIEEDITKLIKEQKLFVEVIIAPDFSKEALDILMEKKDCRILKWQKPILAQKQNRTCFTGILSQDRDTHIETEEDLKVTTKREPTDQEKKDLLVAAVITKHLKSNSIALVKDGTLLAMGCGQTSRIDALKQAVDKAKKFNFSLKGAVMSSEAFFPFPDCVELAGEEGVSAVIHPGGSKNDQASIDMANKYNMAMVTTGFRHFKH, encoded by the coding sequence ATGAATAAAAAAATTACAACGGCGCTTATTTCAGTTTTTAATAAAGATGGACTAGAAGAAATTGTTAAGCTTCTGGCCAAGCATAATGTAAAAATTATTTCGACCGGCGGGACTGCAGAATTTATTCGCAAGCTTGGCGTGCCAGTGACTGAAGTGGAAGAAATCACCAATTATCCTGCTTTATTTGGTGGTAGAGTAAAAACACTACAACCACAAATTTTCGGCGGAATTTTGAATCGCCGAGATAACGTTGACGATCAGAAAGAAAAGAAAGAACACAACATAGAGAATATTGATTTAGTAATCGTGGATCTGTATCCATTCGAAGAAACTTTAGAAAGATATGAAAACGAGCCCTCCTTCGCCAATGCTTCGACGGGCGAGGAAGAAATAATAGAAAAAATAGATATCGGCGGAATATCTCTAATTCGTGCAGCGGCGAAGAACTTTAATGATGTTGTAGTTATTCCTTCTAAAAATCAGTATCAGGAATTAGCAGAGATACTTAAAAAAGGCACAGAAACAACTTTAGAAGAACGTAAAAAATTTGCAGGTGATGCTTTTGAGGTGACGAGCGCTTACGACAATGCTATTCGTGCATATTTTCAAGGAAAAAAATTGCGTTATGGAGAAAATCCGCACCAGAAAGCTGAATTTATCGGGAATCTAGAAAAAAGTTTTATCCAACTTCACGGAAAAGAACTTTCCTATAACAATCTTATAGATACAGAGGCTGCCATTATGGCTGTTTATGATTTTAAAGATCCTGCTTTTGCTATCGTAAAACATATGAATACTTGCGGTCTAGCAGTTAGAGAAGAAGGGCATTTATTTGAAGCATATCAAGCAGCTTATAACGCAGATCCGCTTTCAGCTTTTGGTGGAATTTTGGCATCCAACAGAACCATAGAAGAAGACATTACTAAGCTTATCAAAGAACAAAAACTTTTCGTAGAAGTAATCATCGCGCCAGACTTTTCTAAAGAAGCGCTCGATATATTAATGGAGAAAAAAGATTGCAGAATTTTGAAATGGCAGAAACCAATCCTTGCACAAAAACAAAACCGAACTTGTTTTACCGGAATTCTTTCTCAAGATCGAGACACGCATATTGAAACTGAAGAAGATTTAAAAGTAACAACAAAACGTGAACCGACGGATCAAGAAAAAAAAGACTTGCTTGTAGCTGCAGTAATTACAAAACATTTAAAATCTAATTCTATTGCTTTAGTAAAAGATGGGACGCTTTTAGCGATGGGTTGCGGGCAAACTTCTCGCATTGATGCCTTAAAGCAAGCTGTCGATAAAGCTAAAAAATTTAATTTTTCTCTCAAAGGCGCAGTGATGTCCTCTGAAGCATTCTTTCCATTTCCTGATTGCGTAGAGTTAGCAGGAGAAGAGGGTGTAAGCGCGGTAATTCATCCTGGAGGCTCGAAAAATGATCAAGCATCGATTGATATGGCGAATAAATATAATATGGCGATGGTAACGACTGGCTTTCGACATTTTAAACATTAA
- a CDS encoding Fic family protein codes for MAGHSRYNITNKSAGLEGGVLKNKLGISSQKELEDAETILLVDAYEFFLSKENRDIATFDVKFLFSIHKYFLSTLYDWAGRKREVDISKGKMMFASVNHLDSSLKYLDKILKEDIPKKQDKKNDIAYKIAFIHNEYNAVHPFREGNGRTIRLFLDLLVSSIGYEMIDWSPKSKNDYIKACIFGSIGNHKPMINFILKRLRKIK; via the coding sequence ATGGCAGGGCATTCTCGTTATAATATTACAAACAAGAGTGCTGGTCTAGAAGGAGGAGTTTTGAAAAATAAGCTTGGTATTTCCAGTCAAAAAGAGCTAGAAGATGCTGAAACTATATTACTAGTAGATGCTTATGAGTTTTTTCTTTCAAAAGAGAATCGCGATATTGCGACATTTGATGTTAAATTTTTGTTTTCTATACATAAATATTTTCTTAGCACATTGTATGATTGGGCAGGGCGCAAAAGAGAAGTCGATATATCAAAGGGAAAAATGATGTTTGCTTCGGTTAACCACCTAGATTCATCTTTAAAATATTTAGATAAAATCTTGAAGGAAGATATTCCCAAAAAGCAAGATAAAAAAAATGACATAGCGTATAAAATTGCATTTATTCATAACGAATACAACGCAGTACATCCTTTTCGAGAAGGCAATGGGCGAACCATTCGATTGTTTTTAGATTTATTGGTTTCAAGTATTGGTTATGAAATGATAGATTGGAGCCCAAAATCAAAAAATGACTACATAAAAGCTTGTATTTTTGGTTCTATTGGAAATCATAAGCCTATGATAAATTTTATTCTTAAAAGATTAAGAAAAATTAAATGA
- the guaA gene encoding glutamine-hydrolyzing GMP synthase has product MNDIQILIVDYGSQYTLVIGRTLRELGVRSIILPPNKADRWLKNNTPKAVILSGSNWSVHNEGAPGLPKNLNTSEKNDKYLILGICYGMQLLAHQNGGKVERPLAHREYGPTLVTLNTTHPLFNGVPKKTQVWASHGDTVTKLPKGFISIATSGGINAMSNKNNRVLGIQFHPEVADTKEGKKILQNFLDIADCKKDWNPSNLIHEIQKEVLNIVKKPARRGGNEKVILGVSGGVDSTTLAAVLAPVLGSRLICVAIDTGGLRKNEILELKSNTKNAGIKNLKVISTEKEFIKNIGKTIDGERKRAEFRTVYQRIFEEQIKKTGAKYIIQGTLATDIIESGKAGKSAMIKTHHNVGLNWKVEDLHPFRNLFKYEVRELARALKLPKSISERNPFPGPGLFLRIVGTPVSKEKLDLVREADKTVNDILKKYDVTKDISQLIVALLGVNSVGVKGDERVYGHSLAIRAVQTVDFMTAKGYYFSEEIVNEITNALTKHKGIVRVFFDMTPKPPATTEFE; this is encoded by the coding sequence ATGAATGATATACAAATCTTGATTGTGGACTACGGGTCGCAATACACTTTAGTGATCGGCAGAACTTTACGCGAACTCGGAGTGCGAAGCATTATATTACCTCCAAATAAAGCAGACAGATGGCTCAAAAACAACACCCCAAAAGCAGTCATTCTCTCAGGTAGTAATTGGAGTGTTCACAATGAAGGAGCGCCAGGATTGCCAAAAAATCTAAACACTAGCGAAAAAAATGATAAATATTTAATTTTAGGAATCTGTTATGGTATGCAACTTTTAGCTCATCAAAATGGCGGAAAAGTCGAAAGGCCTCTTGCTCATCGTGAATATGGACCAACTCTAGTTACCTTAAACACAACTCATCCGCTTTTCAATGGAGTTCCTAAAAAGACGCAAGTCTGGGCAAGCCACGGAGATACTGTTACTAAACTTCCAAAAGGTTTTATCTCTATTGCCACTTCAGGCGGAATAAACGCCATGAGCAATAAAAATAATCGGGTGCTCGGAATTCAATTTCATCCGGAAGTGGCCGATACAAAAGAAGGTAAAAAAATATTGCAGAATTTCTTAGATATTGCTGACTGTAAGAAAGATTGGAATCCTTCAAATCTAATCCATGAAATTCAAAAAGAAGTTTTAAATATTGTAAAAAAGCCTGCCCGCCGTGGCGGGAATGAAAAAGTTATCCTGGGAGTTTCGGGAGGAGTAGATTCCACTACTTTAGCTGCCGTCCTCGCTCCAGTTTTAGGGAGTAGGCTCATCTGTGTCGCCATAGATACTGGAGGATTGAGAAAAAACGAAATTTTAGAATTAAAAAGTAATACTAAAAATGCTGGCATAAAAAACCTTAAGGTAATTTCTACTGAGAAAGAATTTATAAAAAATATCGGGAAAACTATTGATGGAGAGAGAAAAAGAGCTGAGTTTCGCACTGTATATCAAAGAATTTTTGAAGAACAAATTAAAAAAACCGGCGCAAAGTATATAATTCAAGGAACTTTAGCTACAGATATTATTGAAAGTGGGAAAGCAGGGAAGTCAGCAATGATAAAGACTCATCACAATGTAGGCCTTAATTGGAAAGTGGAAGACTTGCATCCTTTTAGAAATTTATTTAAATATGAAGTTCGAGAACTTGCTCGCGCACTTAAACTTCCAAAAAGTATTTCTGAACGTAATCCTTTCCCTGGTCCCGGTTTATTTTTAAGAATTGTCGGTACGCCAGTTTCAAAAGAAAAGCTTGACCTTGTGCGAGAAGCAGACAAAACAGTAAATGATATTTTAAAAAAATACGATGTTACAAAAGATATTTCCCAACTCATTGTCGCTCTTCTTGGGGTTAATTCCGTTGGCGTAAAAGGCGATGAAAGAGTTTACGGACATTCTCTTGCTATCCGTGCCGTGCAGACTGTGGATTTTATGACAGCTAAAGGCTATTACTTCTCGGAAGAAATTGTAAATGAAATCACAAATGCTCTCACAAAACATAAAGGTATTGTCCGTGTATTTTTTGATATGACCCCAAAACCTCCAGCCACAACGGAATTTGAATAA
- the guaB gene encoding IMP dehydrogenase yields MALKAKKIITEIKTKIGKNIQRENFKEGLTYDDVLLVPQYSEVLPRNVDISSKLTKKITLSVPIVSAAMDMVTEAAMAIAMAQEGGIGIIHKNMDIEKQAKEVRKVKRSESGMIHDPITLTEDSLLSEALAIMKEHKIGGIPIINENKELKGILTNRDLRFQENLELRVSAVMTKENLITGSMGMNLKDAEKILTEHKVEKLPLIDGKNRLIGLITYKDIMKVKSRPKSSRDNLGRLRVGAAVGVSDDTPERVKALLQNGVDVIVIDTAHGHSKGVIEMLKKIKKEFPKLEVIVGNIATKEAALDLVKAGADAIKVGIGPGSICTTRIIAGVGFPQFSAVYEIAEAIKGSGIPIIADGGIKHTGDLTKAIAAGASSVMAGSLFAGVEESPGEVIIFESRKYKAYRGMGSIEAMQLGSKDRYFQDMENDIKKLVPEGIVGRVSFKGSLSEVIYQLVGGLRAGMGYCGAPNIKTLQDKARFVKITYAGIKESHPHDVVITKESPNYSIGQ; encoded by the coding sequence ATGGCTTTGAAAGCGAAAAAAATTATAACCGAAATTAAAACAAAAATTGGAAAAAACATCCAAAGAGAAAATTTTAAAGAAGGCCTCACGTATGACGATGTTTTGCTCGTGCCTCAATACTCGGAAGTCTTGCCTCGGAATGTTGATATTTCTTCTAAGCTTACAAAAAAAATTACGCTTAGCGTTCCGATTGTTTCTGCTGCCATGGATATGGTGACTGAAGCCGCTATGGCCATAGCTATGGCTCAAGAAGGAGGCATAGGAATTATCCATAAAAATATGGATATAGAAAAACAAGCAAAAGAGGTTCGTAAAGTTAAGCGTTCTGAAAGCGGTATGATCCATGACCCTATAACTTTGACAGAAGATTCATTATTGAGTGAAGCTCTAGCTATTATGAAGGAACATAAAATCGGCGGTATCCCAATAATTAATGAAAATAAAGAATTAAAAGGAATTTTAACCAATCGCGATTTGCGATTTCAGGAAAATCTAGAGCTTCGAGTGAGCGCAGTTATGACCAAGGAAAACTTGATTACTGGAAGTATGGGTATGAATTTAAAAGATGCTGAAAAAATACTGACAGAACACAAAGTTGAAAAACTGCCATTGATTGATGGTAAAAACAGACTCATTGGTCTTATCACTTACAAAGATATAATGAAAGTAAAATCTCGACCGAAATCTTCTCGGGACAATTTAGGCCGCTTGCGTGTCGGCGCGGCAGTCGGAGTGTCAGATGACACACCCGAGCGAGTAAAAGCGCTTCTGCAAAATGGAGTAGACGTAATTGTCATTGATACGGCTCACGGCCACTCAAAAGGAGTGATCGAGATGCTGAAGAAAATTAAAAAAGAGTTTCCTAAATTGGAAGTCATTGTTGGAAATATTGCTACCAAGGAAGCAGCTTTGGATTTAGTAAAAGCCGGAGCAGATGCGATAAAAGTCGGCATTGGACCAGGTTCGATTTGCACTACTCGAATAATCGCAGGAGTGGGTTTTCCCCAATTTTCTGCCGTGTATGAAATAGCCGAGGCTATCAAGGGTTCGGGTATACCCATAATCGCCGATGGGGGTATAAAACACACTGGAGACCTCACAAAGGCGATCGCAGCTGGGGCAAGCTCAGTGATGGCTGGTTCACTATTTGCTGGAGTTGAAGAATCCCCCGGCGAAGTAATTATTTTTGAATCCAGAAAATATAAAGCATATCGCGGGATGGGTTCTATTGAAGCTATGCAACTCGGATCAAAAGACAGGTATTTCCAAGATATGGAAAATGACATAAAAAAACTTGTACCGGAAGGAATCGTGGGTAGAGTTTCTTTCAAAGGATCGTTGTCGGAAGTAATTTATCAGCTCGTGGGAGGGCTAAGAGCTGGTATGGGATATTGCGGAGCACCCAATATAAAAACTCTTCAAGATAAAGCTAGATTTGTTAAAATTACTTATGCTGGTATAAAAGAAAGTCATCCTCATGACGTCGTAATTACAAAAGAATCTCCTAACTATAGTATCGGACAGTAA
- a CDS encoding adenylosuccinate synthetase: MSRKKESKNIKPHLTSHIGSKRGFIDVVVGLQWGDEGKGKNIDQLLSSGIYGAVARFQGGANAGHTLKLGKTTFIGHIVPSGCLHKKVELYIGNGVVVDALSLVTEISQLKSLGFDVAPRLYISNRAKLVSYLHPFLDQAEEHRRGKLKQKLGTRIGTTARGIGPVYSDARARRALSVGDILLPDFENKELILSEFHMNLLNMYKEKYGFEIDLKKIKEAKKKWLEAVKKIKKLKICDLSSFIQKRLKEGKNILAEGAQAVMLDINFGDYPNVTSSNTLPASVCLGLGIPHTYLRNVYGVIKAYTTKVGGGSFPARIKDPELEKLFQNAGCEFGSTTGRPRMCGWLDLFALRYAIELSGANKIFINKADICPSDKIKVVNGYKSSNKVLKDFPLYLNKVTDVITEEISGWGNANFGVNDKKRVSKELVSYLKYIKSKLSDLDLKIISVGTGPDRDQFFKWDN; this comes from the coding sequence ATGTCTAGAAAAAAAGAATCTAAAAATATAAAACCCCACTTGACTTCCCATATCGGAAGCAAGCGAGGTTTTATAGATGTAGTCGTAGGTCTTCAATGGGGCGATGAAGGAAAAGGTAAAAATATTGATCAACTTTTATCTAGTGGTATTTATGGGGCTGTCGCTCGTTTCCAAGGCGGAGCTAATGCAGGGCATACTCTCAAATTAGGCAAAACCACTTTCATTGGCCATATTGTTCCGTCCGGATGTCTTCACAAGAAAGTAGAATTGTATATTGGCAATGGCGTGGTGGTTGATGCTCTGTCTTTAGTCACAGAAATTTCTCAATTGAAAAGTTTAGGTTTCGATGTTGCTCCCCGTCTTTATATTTCCAATCGCGCAAAATTGGTCTCATATCTGCATCCTTTTTTAGACCAGGCGGAAGAGCATCGTCGAGGTAAATTAAAACAAAAACTAGGAACAAGAATAGGCACTACAGCGAGAGGCATAGGGCCAGTTTACAGTGATGCGCGAGCAAGAAGAGCGCTCTCCGTCGGCGACATATTATTGCCGGATTTTGAAAATAAAGAATTAATTTTGTCAGAATTCCATATGAATCTTTTGAATATGTATAAAGAAAAATATGGTTTTGAAATTGACCTTAAAAAAATTAAAGAGGCTAAAAAGAAATGGCTCGAAGCTGTGAAAAAAATCAAAAAACTTAAGATTTGCGATCTGTCATCTTTTATACAAAAAAGACTTAAAGAAGGGAAAAATATTTTAGCTGAAGGCGCGCAGGCGGTGATGCTAGATATTAATTTTGGAGATTATCCGAATGTAACAAGCAGTAATACCCTACCAGCGAGCGTTTGCTTGGGTTTGGGCATTCCTCACACTTATCTGCGGAATGTATATGGTGTGATAAAAGCTTATACGACCAAAGTGGGCGGTGGGAGCTTCCCTGCTAGAATTAAAGATCCTGAATTAGAAAAGCTTTTCCAAAATGCGGGCTGTGAATTCGGATCGACGACTGGACGGCCTAGAATGTGCGGTTGGCTTGATTTATTTGCCTTGCGTTATGCCATAGAACTTTCTGGAGCTAATAAGATTTTTATTAATAAGGCTGATATTTGTCCAAGTGATAAAATAAAAGTTGTCAACGGGTATAAAAGCAGCAATAAAGTTTTGAAAGATTTTCCACTTTACCTAAATAAGGTGACCGATGTAATTACAGAAGAAATATCTGGCTGGGGCAATGCCAACTTTGGTGTTAATGATAAAAAAAGAGTATCCAAAGAGCTCGTTTCTTATTTAAAATATATAAAAAGTAAACTCTCCGACCTAGATCTAAAAATTATCTCCGTCGGCACAGGCCCAGACCGAGATCAATTTTTCAAATGGGATAATTAA
- the purD gene encoding phosphoribosylamine--glycine ligase yields MQKPSAVALGARQKILIIGAGGGREHALGWKIAQSPQCGQIFFAPGNAGTLKLGINVDIKTVDIPKLIEFAKKENIDLTLAASDGVLATDLVEEFRKANLRIWGPTKAAAHLEWSKTFSKDFMYKHNLPTAKFKIFNKFEEAKDYISRQSFPIVIKADGLAFGKGVIIAQNIEEANTALEEIMVKKIFGDSGNEVVIEEFLIGHEISIHALSDGSNYKIFPSSQDHKRIFEGDKGPNTGGMGVIGPLPFVSGEMMERIEKEVIAPTLKGMMDDGVPFEGILYPSLMLTKDGPKIIEFNTRFGDPECQVYMRLLDTDLLAILNACVDKKLNEQEIKWKNVSACNIALASGGYPENYEKGKIITGIDEAEMQPDIVVFHAGSKMENGKLVTSGGRVLGVSAIGNSLEEALAKAYKAIEKISFRGMQYRKDIGQSALKTEKI; encoded by the coding sequence ATGCAAAAACCCTCGGCCGTAGCCCTTGGGGCGAGGCAAAAAATTTTAATTATCGGTGCAGGTGGCGGACGAGAACATGCCTTGGGATGGAAGATCGCCCAATCACCGCAGTGCGGACAGATTTTCTTTGCCCCTGGAAATGCCGGTACTTTGAAATTGGGAATAAATGTAGACATTAAGACTGTGGATATTCCAAAGTTGATAGAGTTCGCTAAAAAAGAAAATATTGACTTAACCCTCGCTGCTTCGGATGGGGTATTGGCTACTGACCTAGTGGAAGAATTTAGAAAGGCAAATTTGCGGATCTGGGGGCCGACCAAGGCTGCGGCGCATTTGGAATGGTCTAAAACTTTTTCAAAAGATTTCATGTATAAGCATAATCTACCGACAGCCAAATTTAAAATATTCAATAAATTTGAAGAAGCAAAAGATTACATTAGCAGGCAGTCATTTCCGATCGTTATCAAGGCAGACGGTCTAGCTTTCGGTAAGGGTGTAATCATCGCTCAAAATATTGAAGAGGCAAATACTGCACTTGAGGAAATCATGGTAAAGAAAATATTCGGGGATTCCGGCAATGAAGTAGTGATAGAAGAATTTTTAATCGGCCATGAAATTTCAATTCATGCTTTATCAGACGGCAGTAATTATAAGATCTTCCCAAGCTCGCAGGATCACAAAAGAATTTTTGAAGGGGACAAAGGACCCAATACTGGCGGAATGGGGGTAATAGGACCGCTTCCGTTTGTGAGCGGGGAGATGATGGAAAGGATAGAAAAGGAAGTGATAGCTCCCACACTGAAAGGCATGATGGATGATGGAGTTCCTTTTGAAGGAATTTTATATCCGAGCCTAATGCTGACTAAGGACGGTCCTAAAATTATTGAATTCAATACCCGTTTTGGTGATCCAGAATGCCAAGTTTACATGAGACTGCTCGACACGGACTTATTAGCAATTTTGAATGCCTGTGTTGATAAAAAATTAAATGAACAAGAAATAAAATGGAAAAATGTGTCCGCTTGTAATATTGCGCTCGCTTCCGGCGGATATCCGGAAAATTATGAAAAGGGGAAAATAATCACCGGTATTGATGAAGCGGAAATGCAACCCGACATCGTCGTCTTTCATGCGGGCTCTAAAATGGAAAATGGCAAACTTGTTACGAGTGGCGGGCGAGTGCTTGGAGTTTCAGCTATAGGCAATTCTCTTGAAGAAGCCCTTGCAAAAGCTTATAAAGCCATCGAAAAAATTTCATTTAGGGGCATGCAATACCGCAAAGACATCGGCCAATCTGCTTTAAAAACAGAAAAAATTTAA
- a CDS encoding formyltransferase family protein — MMSQPNKTSDKIKLVVLISNAGTGTNLKAIIDGVNSGIIKAEICAVVSDTEKAQGLEHARKNNLKIEICESKENLLALLRKIDPTYICLAGWKQIILDEVILAFPNKILNLHPGLIPDTVNESFKNPDGTEALWNKGMMTDKAIANFLDKKATFAGSSVHFLTLNFDFGPVLGRTFEKIKEGDNVESLYGRLKIKENALYVEVLQELTQ; from the coding sequence ATGATGTCTCAACCAAATAAAACATCAGATAAAATAAAATTAGTCGTATTAATTTCTAATGCCGGTACTGGCACAAACCTCAAGGCGATAATTGATGGAGTCAATTCTGGGATAATTAAGGCTGAAATTTGTGCAGTAGTTTCAGATACTGAAAAGGCTCAAGGCCTAGAGCATGCTCGAAAAAATAATTTAAAAATTGAGATTTGCGAATCTAAAGAAAATTTGCTCGCGCTTCTAAGAAAAATTGATCCAACGTATATTTGTTTGGCTGGCTGGAAACAAATTATTTTAGATGAAGTAATCCTTGCGTTTCCAAATAAGATCTTAAATCTACACCCTGGATTAATTCCAGATACAGTTAATGAAAGTTTTAAAAATCCAGACGGAACAGAAGCTCTTTGGAACAAAGGCATGATGACTGATAAAGCGATTGCTAATTTCTTGGACAAAAAGGCCACTTTCGCTGGATCATCGGTTCATTTTTTAACCTTGAATTTTGATTTTGGTCCAGTTTTAGGGAGAACTTTTGAAAAAATCAAGGAAGGTGACAATGTTGAGTCCTTGTATGGGCGATTAAAAATCAAAGAAAATGCATTGTATGTCGAAGTATTACAAGAATTAACACAATAA
- the purF gene encoding amidophosphoribosyltransferase, with translation MSELKEKCGIVGIYGKDLPISRLAFFALFALQHRGQEASGITTNNGVKFKTHKGAGLVSQIYTEKIIKKLLTGNIAIGHNRYSTSKGGALNHAQPVVNKEKSFALAHNGNLPSTKALENFLSSKKALKKDRNDSELMADAIDFYIKEGNSISESVKKAFPLFTGAFSLVMMTKDTLVALRDAYGMRPLSIGKLGRSYVIASESCALQTIGATFFREVKPGEMVVINEKGLKSIQLAPSNPKHDIFEYVYFARPDSVLSGKLVYQVRENFGKALAHEFKKKVDLVVPVPDTATPVAMGFSQASGIPMEMALVKNRYVHRTFIEPDQQSRRNSVALKLIPLPQVLKGKKIIVIDDSIVRGHTCKKIVKTLFKAGAKEVHLLISSPAIRYPDFYGMDTPYQDELIAAYKSVEEVRKFMGATSLHYLSLDGLIKAIGLPKDKLSTSCFTGIYPIDLKERKKDVRYDVSTK, from the coding sequence ATGAGTGAACTAAAAGAAAAGTGCGGAATCGTAGGGATATACGGTAAGGATTTGCCTATTTCCAGACTGGCATTTTTTGCTTTATTTGCCTTACAACACAGGGGTCAAGAAGCTTCCGGAATTACCACCAATAATGGAGTAAAATTTAAAACCCACAAAGGTGCAGGACTCGTGTCCCAAATTTACACGGAAAAAATAATAAAAAAATTACTAACAGGGAATATTGCTATCGGCCACAATAGATATTCTACCTCTAAGGGAGGCGCGCTCAATCATGCTCAGCCCGTCGTAAACAAAGAAAAATCTTTTGCGCTAGCGCATAATGGAAATCTCCCAAGCACAAAAGCATTAGAGAATTTTCTTTCTTCAAAAAAAGCATTAAAAAAAGATCGCAATGATTCAGAGCTGATGGCGGATGCCATCGATTTTTATATTAAAGAGGGGAATTCAATTTCAGAGTCTGTAAAAAAAGCCTTCCCGTTATTTACTGGGGCTTTTTCTTTAGTGATGATGACCAAGGATACTCTAGTTGCTCTGCGCGATGCTTATGGAATGCGTCCGCTCTCTATAGGAAAACTTGGCCGGAGTTATGTTATTGCTTCAGAATCATGCGCGCTTCAAACTATCGGGGCGACATTTTTTAGAGAAGTGAAACCTGGAGAAATGGTTGTCATTAATGAAAAAGGACTAAAGAGCATCCAATTGGCGCCATCCAATCCAAAACACGATATATTTGAATATGTTTATTTTGCCCGACCCGATAGCGTACTCTCAGGTAAATTAGTTTACCAGGTTAGAGAAAACTTCGGAAAAGCTTTAGCCCATGAATTTAAGAAAAAAGTTGATCTTGTCGTACCTGTGCCAGACACGGCAACACCGGTGGCTATGGGCTTCAGCCAAGCTTCTGGTATTCCAATGGAGATGGCTTTAGTAAAAAATCGCTATGTTCATAGAACTTTCATCGAACCTGATCAGCAATCCAGGCGAAACAGCGTAGCGCTCAAGCTCATACCGCTTCCGCAGGTCTTGAAAGGAAAAAAAATAATAGTCATCGATGATTCTATCGTCAGAGGACACACCTGTAAAAAAATAGTCAAAACTTTATTTAAAGCGGGAGCCAAAGAAGTGCATCTTTTGATTTCTTCTCCCGCCATCCGCTATCCGGATTTTTATGGCATGGATACTCCCTACCAAGATGAATTAATAGCAGCTTATAAGAGCGTAGAAGAAGTTCGTAAATTTATGGGAGCTACGTCGCTACACTATCTCTCGCTCGATGGATTAATAAAAGCTATTGGACTACCAAAAGATAAATTATCCACTTCATGCTTTACTGGTATTTACCCTATTGATTTAAAAGAACGCAAAAAAGATGTAAGATATGATGTCTCAACCAAATAA